In Hylaeus volcanicus isolate JK05 unplaced genomic scaffold, UHH_iyHylVolc1.0_haploid 12237, whole genome shotgun sequence, the genomic stretch AGAGATATAAAGAGATATGTGAACCACTTACAGTTTCAAAAAATCGGGAAGCTGTTGCAGTGCACCAAACGACGCATAAAATGGATAAAATCGCGCCCATCAAGCAccttaagaaaaaaaaatatttagcaaGTGacaacaaattaaacaatacCTTAATGGAAAAAATAGTGCAATGCACGACAGAATAACGACAGGGAATAATCCGTAACCCAAAACACTAATAGTACTATAAAGACTTATACTTTGTTTCTAGGTAGAATAAACCCGTAATTAaaatggatttaaaaaaaaaaaagtttagaTTACCTGACTCATCAGattaagaagaagaaatacacCGATTGAACCAGTGACATTCAAACCGTAAATGTattcaaagtttattttaccCGCctggatttaaaaaaaaatggtagtttagtattaaaaaaaaaaggagcatGTCAAAAAAGTGTACTACACACCAAAAGAGAACAACAACACAAACACGCTGCAATAAATACAGGGCCACACATATCGACATCTTGGAGAAGACTTTGATCAATTCtacaaagataattttattaagttagaaaaagaagaaaaagtaagaATGACTTGCGAAATAAAAGAACTGATTTAGTTTTCTCCCAAACATTTTCAGGATGAATTCCAAGCTCTATTGAACTAAAATGAGAGATGTTGATTCCACACAACACTACCTTCAAGAAAAGGTAAATCcttctcctcttcctcttcttcgtcaTCATTGTGTTCTCTCTGAGAGTGATCCGATCTATTCTCAAAAGTTTGCAAAGTTTTATCTGCCCAAATTTGGCTACCCACGCTTCCTTGTAGGATCGTTCCGCATTGTGCAATATCACCGTGTAAAGATTGCTCAACTTTCTTGTCTGGGTAGCTGGCGGATGGATGCTTTGAAAGCAAGTGTGACGGTGTTAGTTCAGGATTATTTACTCGTAGACTGGCTGGAACAGTAGGACGATTTATCGTATAAGGGTTTGTAAAAGGTTTGTTGAGAGGATTGGAACCACTGAAAGCATTTGGAAAACTTGTGTCGTTGCTACACTTTGCTGTAATTTCGAAGCTAGCAGGGTGGCGTAAGTTACTAGGGTTTCGAAAATTCGTCGAACTTTCAAACATGgtagaattttgtaatgtacGAGGATTTTGAAAAGTCTTAGGATTCTTAAGAGGATTAGAACTTTGTAAAGTACTAGTGTTTTGATGATTCGTAGGGTTTTGAAACCCAGTAATATTGTGTGGATAGCTGATTTTATTTGAGTTCCTATTGGTATCTTTTGCATCACGAGATAAATGAATGTTGTTTTGAGACGAATAGTTAGGATTCATTTACTCcttgtttttataatcaatttatgCAAGTAGTTGTCTTTCTACTTTTCCAAACTTTATATTGATTAAGTGCATATATGTACTATCTTCTCTACAGTGTTTCGGGTggttgaacaaaaaaaatcaatggtgttttatttaaaaaaactatggacatttttatatataagtactttaattttttgctCGTAACATgttttttacaaagaaatctGTGACATTTTGCAGGCAACAGCTGGGAAGCttggagaaaataaaacatgtcAGAGAATACTATGAccttcaaagaaattttataccATACATAAGGTTTTTCGTGCTCACACAGAATGCACttttccagaaaaaaataagtttaattacaaataaaaaaattgtagcaCATGCAACTATGTACTACTTTCCTTTtccatttgttatttttaattacattgtgtctgaaacaatttttttttctatcaacATACGcttgattttaaataaactaatgtgtttaaaaACTTAGCAATATTAGTTCcctttttcgttttaaacTAGCAAAGGAAGGCCATACTGTCCCAACAAAGCAGTTTTTGTGTCAAAATTTCTGGATCGATTGCAGATCTGTTACGGAAACAGGCCTAACGCCTCAGGTTTACGGCAACGTTGGCTCTATCctcaatttttttcgtttagtACCACGCGTATTCTACAATGACAACGATCGATTATAGTCAACtgtgtaaaatattagaatgtTTCTCATCCCAGGATAATAATCTTAGACAAAATGCTGAAGCCGGCTTCAACACGTATAAAGAAACACATTTTGAAGAATTGTTGATTGGTCTTTTAAGAATAATGAAAGAACATCAAGATCCTGAATTGCGAAATCAAGCGATCACGTCCATACGTACTATGTTTCGTAGTTACTTGACAGGAAAGTCTAGTACTGAATGGGATCGTTTAAGCCCCCAAACAAAAATCATGTTACGATCTTATcttttgcaaattttcgaaaatgattCTGATTCTAGAGTAAAAAATTCGGTATGCGTGACTATTTCGGTTTTTGGTGGACGGTTAGCCTCAACTGGAGATTGGCCTGAGTTGAATCCTAAACTCATTTCGATGATAGAAAGTGATAACGTTGATGCTCAGGAACGCGCTTTAAAAGTTCTAGCCGAGTTGGTTCCTTATGTATCAACAGTTATTCAAAAGAATATAACTGGACTGCACCGAATAATATCCGTGTGTGCAAAGTCACCAAGCTTTTCTGTACGCTATCAAGCGCTATGTTTTGTGTCAGCGGTTGTTCTGAGTGAACcgaaaaaaatttggaaaagaTTTCAAGATTCAATTCCCGATTTTTTGAAAGGCTTATCTCTTTCTGAAAATGTATCAATGGATTATCCAGAAGATTATTTGTCTGCTTTTGTTGTTATTGCTGATGTAGATGCCAGCTTTTTTAAGCCATATATGTCAAACATGCTTGATGTTTTGACAGCTCATGCCAGCTCAAACGATGAAGAACTTAAACAAATGATTGTAGAAGTTCTTTTATCGATAGCTGAAAATAAACCATTAATGTGTCTAAAAATTCCTAATTTCGTAATGAAGGTAGTTAGCATGTTGATGGAATTAATGCTAACTGTTGAGAATGATATTAACTGGATTGTTGGTGACGATAACGAATCGTCTATTGAGGAAACACGTAATTACGATGTAGGAGAGTCAGGTTTAGATCGTTTGACCGCCGCTCTTGGGGGAGAAAATGTTAtgaatgttatttttcattttgtgtCTATTTACTTACGCAAGGAAGAATGGCACTATAAATTAGTAGCTATTATGGCCATTTCTCAAACAGCAGAATATTTGCCTGAGGATGAGTTGGATAATCATTTAAAGGAAATTACTCAAATGTTATTAAcagtatgtaaatttttttacgagtttaattatttttttattaacgttgTTGAAAAGTAAAGCAGCATTTATAGActagagaaaaaatattttttttttgtaatgctTACTTTTTTTAACAGCAATTGAAGCATAGCCATCATTACGTTCGTTTCGCAGCATGCCAAGCTATTGGTCAAATAGCTACAGATCATCAAcctcattttcaaaatacttATGCTGCAGAAGTTCTACCAGCTCTTATTGCCACTGTTGATGATCAATCATTAAAAGTTCAATCCCACGCTATTTCAgctttgattaattttaatgaagaagTCAATAAATCAGATTTATTACCGTATGCCGATGCTCTTATGCAAATgttatttgaaagaattgcGCCTgataaaagtaacaaaattatttctttttgaaaatatttatatactttaatcAACTAGATTTAAAATTACGTGAACAAAGTCTTACTTGTCTTGCCGTGGTGGCTGGAGTATTAGAGAAAAATTTTCtcaagtattataatattgtgaTGCCTgctacaaaagaaattttattgttagtGTTCTTAgattttttgtgaaattttagttgtttaattattattttttaacagaacggcaacaaaagaagaagagtATGGTCTGCGTGGAAGAGCGGTTGAATGTGCCAGTATTATCGGTTTTTCTGTCGGGAGAGAAGCTTTTGAAATGGACGGTCATGCTGTGGTCAAATGTCTTCTTGAAATGAGTGCTCAAGGTGTTGATGCTGATGAGGTTGTAGATGAGTATATGAGTGATGCGTTCCGTCGTATTTGTCGTACAATGAAAGAAAGTTTTGTTCCATATGTTCAACATTTGATGCCAAAGCTTCTGAAATCATTAATGGTAACATTGAATTCCACTCATGAAATGAACGAAGAAAATGATGTACGTTCTctgatatacaaatttctttttattttcctacATTTATACAATGCACGTGTTACAGGATATGACACTTGCAAGTATTGCTAAAGGAGATTGCTCTGGTTTGAAAACGAGTGCTATTCAGGACATGATTcagtaaaatatacaaacaataataatgacGTAACTATTTCCTTTTTTAGTTCACTAGATCTTTTGTTCACGTTATTTGAAGTTTTATCCAGTCATATGAAAGACTATGTACTCCAAGTAGCACAAACGCTTTTacctttattaaaaatgcgtttaaatgAAACTGTGAAACGTCCTCTGTTTGATTGTATCGCTGAACTACTGAAAGTATCAAAAGCATTAGAGTTGGATTCCAACGTTTTAAGGTCTTGGGTAACAGAAATTGTTGAacaagtttttaataatttaaggtCGAATGAACAAACCATCATTAATGAACCAAATCTAGATTTACTTGTTACCGAAGCAAGTGGATTAGCTACATGCTTGTGCAATGCAGGAGGGAATGTATTAACAGATAACCAAGTTACGTTAGTTTCAAATCAAACTTTTATGCTTATGAAGGAGTCGAATCAACGTCGAGCACAGATTGCAATACAGAAACAGGATCCAGATTACGATGAAGAAGATCTCATTCGTTTAGAAGAGGATGAGTGTTATGAACAAAACTTCAGATCCACATTATTAGAAATCATTGCTGCACTTATGAAGACTACTCCACAACAGTTCATGCAATATTGTGCTGCACTTTGCCAGGAGTTCATAACGACatttattcatcaaaattgtAGTAAAGACGATCGTGCGTTAGCGTTATATGTTTGTGACGATGTTCTAGAACAtctaaaagtaaaattgatttcttatAGTAAAGAATCTTATAAGATGTGATATTTAGGATAATGGAGCTGCCTTATGGCCATGTTTCGCTGAACGCTTAATAGAGATGGTATTAGATAAAGAGCCTGGTGTTCGTCAAGCTGCAGCCTACGGTATCATTCAGGTCATTCATAAAACAATACTAGAATGTCTGATTTTGGTGATGACACTCTTAATgcgttctttatttattataggcAGCTCACTGTACCCAGTTTCCTGTTGAGTTAATCCAGCGCGCGGCTTCTAATTTAGTTGTCGTTTTGAACGAACCTGTTTCAAATAAAGGATTACATGCATCTTCCCGTGATAACGTAGTTGCAGCTATCGGAGCTTTAGTTTTATATCACGGGATTAATTTGGGTCCAAAAGCTGAGGAGTATTTAGGGTATTGGATAAATAATCTTCCATTAAAAGTtgatgaagaagaaggaagacGTACTCATAAAGAGTGCGTTGATTTAATGTTGAAAGTAGGTTCTATAGATATCTCAAATTATAAacctgatttttcttttaatagggGAATCCACAAATTCTAGGCCCAAATAATGCAAACGTACCGAAACTCGTGGCGTTTTGTGCGTCAATCTATAGAACGGAATTTTCAACAGCTGAAATAGATAAATCAATTAGAAcgtttgttgaaaatattggtTTTGATGTTGTAAGACAACTAGGAgctgtattttcaaaaaaactaCAACAAGGCTTAGATAGAATACATAGCGACtttcttttggaaaaaaataacatgCTTTAAGACTAACACGacaacgttttaaaaattttattagtgtTTATTTATCCGTAGTGTCTAGTGCAtgtataaaaaattgcaatacaATTCTTTTGATTAAACATGATTCAACATTCCaaactttgttatttgtttaatttttaatattcaaacaattttttgtgatatttttttctagttttaaaattttttgaattacaTGCTAAGCTTTATACATCAtggatttatattttgatGTTCTTTACCATATTTTGTATTCACTCCATTAAGCGTGTTTTACTGAAACATTCGACCGTGACCAGATCTTGTTAAGTGTTCTTGTCGCAACTTGAATTCGTCTAAATATCTAAAGAATAAGTGTAGTCCGCTCTGATATACTATTTGTTGTAGTAACTCAGTAAAGTTACGAGcgacatttcaaaaattaaaaaaagcaaaacaaaaatttgttttttcggAAACTGGTTTATAGCCTATCAAGAAAAtggataatattattaaaaaaatgaagttatgCTCCGgaagaattttttagaaaGGAAAACTTTCTGTGTCATTGAAGGTTCCTTTTTGTGAATAAGGTGTGAATCCGAAATGGGATGTTTAAAAAGACTTTTCATGCTGTAACAATTTACACATCACCTGCGGGGTGATTTCATGACCTCGACGTGGCGCAAGTCTGTAACGTACCTTTTGATTTTTATAGTATACGGCTAATTAAGGTGGACAAACTAGGGACGACTGGTTTAACAAGCAATTAAAACCTTATCCAAACCCACTCCGTGGTAACAATGCACAAGTCACGAAACTGGAAAAACGGCATGGTCCTTACACGCTTTGCCTTGGCGACAATGGTAACTACTGTCCACCTATGGTACAGAAAAAACAAAGCAATAAAGCTACCGTTTTAGTGCAAAGGCCGCAATCTAGAAAGCGCACACCTAGAGGGAATATGTTACGTGAAGTCTAAAGCGAACGGCGCTTGCACTCTGAAGCCGATCAACGTCACCAAAACATTGATCTAATTGAGGTAAGAAACGTCCTTAAGGAAGAAATCATTTATACTCTACCCGAAATAAGCAACAAACACCAGTATCCCTCAAGCTGCCATTGTCAACAATTTGTTATACTGTCAGAGAAAGgtataaaaagttgaaaatgcACAGAAAACGAGAGGAACATACAACGTTGCAATATACTAATGAACTaacttaaaaaacaaaatcgtacACGGACTTTAAAATAGCTATTACTTTTGCTCGTAAAGTAAACTCaacattatttatacttttaaatgaaTTGATGCAATCTAGATATACAAGTGTATGCTTTATAACGGAAGTTGTTTATCTAAAGAAGCCACCCCTCACCACTCACCTTAGTTTTACAAAAGCATCACCAGTTAAGCAAAAAATAAGAggatcagtttttttttatgctgGAGTAATGTTCAGACAATAGAAAAACTAAACGCCAAGAAACCAAAAAAGGTAACTGGAGCATGGCTCAATGCCAATCAGATGGtatattacatttcatttctgtCTAAATAACGTCTAAAACTAGCTGTGACCcagtataattaaatgaatttttagaatatcTAAGGAATAAAACATCAGAATAGATGAATTGCATTATTGTCCGAGAATTCAACTTTCCAAGTGATATACCAATTTGAGAAAAACTCAATAATTGGCTACAAAAGAATAAGTTTACCCACAGTAATCAGACACAAATAAATCACTAAACGACAATAATGTCCAAAGGATCTGACATAAAGTTTAGTGTCACGCGAAAAATACTTCGCGAAATTCAAGGATTTGAAAAACCTATCAAAGTGCAAGCTCAATTAAGTGTCCAGGTTCCATTTATCGACTATAACCGTATTAGAAAAAAGTCACTTGACGTACAGTGGGGAAAAACTGAATGAAGAACCCACTAGAAACAATTTACAGTTATCAGTGGAAGAACTGTCACGAAACAAGATGACTTTAGATAGCGGTATACAATTTGCTGGCGCAAAGTGCTTTGGGGACCACGCAAACAAAATGAGGAATCAACTTTCGTGGAGAGtgcagaaaaaaataagaatgctGAGAAAAAATACTAAGACACTCAAGCAAAACACTACAGAACATCTTTTAGTAATTGTTACAATTGGAATCATTTTAAgacgattttgattaaaatggCTGAAAGAACAATTCTAAAAAATGCTACATTTAAAACCAATCGTGAATCAAGACACTTGAAagattataaacaatttatgcGAATAACGAACTGTAACACAAATTATTGGAGTGAATGatgaaaaagtaattcaaaCATATGCAAATGTAATGAACTCCAATCTCTGACGCTGATTAAACTGCACACACGGCAATCTCAACCGCACAATGTTTGATGGTCAACGCTCCAACTCAAAAATCTCAGAAACACGTTTGTCAAAAATAAACCTTTGCATCCATTTCATGATATTCCTTTACGAAAAAGCCCAACGCATTGATCGATACACCCATAGAAGGTACGAGTCGTTTCAATACAGAAATGCAGCAATATCGTACTTCAgcaaaaaatttaacaaatttttcgaattaacGTATTATATCATAACAACAGGATACATtgtaatgatattaaaaaccAACTATACAATAGAGTGCTAGAAGTGCCGCTGTTAACATTGCTATTtgtggaagaaattttttttcaagaaaatgatAGCCAACCGAATGTTTGATATATCTAGGAAGAAAAATGGGTTAGCATGCGTAAtttcaaagcaattttttaggaaaaaattgttcataaaaAGATAGATTCTCCACCCATATCTAGCAGTACACGAGGTTAAAAAAATGCAGAACATTTAAGTATTGCATTATTTGATGTTGTTAAGATATTTAACACACTACCAAGGTAATCCGCAACGCAGTGCCGTGCAACGTATTGGAATAAATACATTCAAGCAATCGCCCGCATGATGGTCCAATTACTACGTTCTctaaaaaaatgacaattgaaaaaagaaacactcaaataaacaatacaaGAGTACCTTAAGGAGGTATTTTATCACTCTAGGTGCTTTTCACGGCCATTAATGACGAAGGACGAGGCGTAAGTGAAATATTGTGCACAGTCATCTTAAAAATCATTCTAAAAGCGTTTTTCTATCTTGAGGACTCTTTTCTTCGTTACCACAAGAGTCAAACGTTAGAACGTCACATAAACCTAACGAAAGGATAGGGTTGAAAGAGTGGGGGAGAAGAATGatacagaaaaatttttaacaattcaaATAGAATAGGATAGTAGAAGTTAATGGAAAACGACAAAACTCTCAGATGACGAAACGTCGTCAAACCAAATACATTGGCATGCGCATGACAAAAGATGGAATCAGTCCCGAAATTCcaagaaaagaattctttaaaaattttaaaaacatctcTTCTATTTCCAATATAGATCCTCTCTCAACAGCAATCGTATTGAAAGTGCATCGATCAATTTCGTCCACATAAGTATCATTTGAACTTTGTGTTGCCCTGTCGACATGACAACGTACGTTAGAATTTGGCACCAATCACCGTGACGTGTTGTTAAACTATTTGATTGCATTAACGGAGTCAATGTTAAACGGGAACTAGGAGTTCTATACCATTCAGGATACTAGCTGTGAAAACTGATCATTACATTTAACACgtacatattaaattacaaagatataggTTCCttctctaaattttttaataaaatattgattcgtTGACACCCATTACTACGCAAGATAGAAgtgacatttttcattgcatGTGTTATTTAGAACAACTGAAAAACCTGAATGTCCAAAATCGGTTGCGAATGGTTGAAGCTAGCGTGAAAATGGGGTCAGCTACCTAATTTCAAGCGAAATCTTAGAGGCgaagagtataaaaataaaactgtgtTACTCGGAAAGCATTTGGAAAGCGACTTGCAGATGATTTTTATGATGTAGACTCCAGATACAGATTTTCTTTTCCGCTAACACTATTTTAGACCAGCTTGTGTAATTCTGGAAAACTCCCATTTTTGGAGAAAAGAACGGGACAACACAGAAGAAAAGTTACATTACTGCAAGACTGCTAGTAAGGTAATACCACTTCCAGTACCTTTAAAGTTTTATGGTGCTCGGATTTCCTGTAAGTACTCCCATTCGAAAATGGATCCGAAAAACAACACTATTCGTTTTACCTCGTTTGCCGGAAATGTATACTTTTGAAActaaaatcgattaaaaatataaaatgtatacgaAACCAAACCACACAAGAGTACCAATCTGACAGTTTTTCATGAAACCATGTAGCCTAGAAAAAGCATTTCATTTACtgaaatatattgaacatAAGCCTCTACGAAAACatgcttgaaaaatattaaaaacaaacgaatgaACTAccacaaataaaatgataatggATAGAGAAGGAATGTCTAATAGAGTAGGTGGCTTGGCAGATGTCGAACATAAACGCTTATATAAAACATTAGACGAACATTGAACAACAAGCAGTCAAATTGTTTCTAGTGTCGTCCAAGCGCACGCACTGCAATGCTTTCACGGAATTCTcaccaaatttttttaatctttttaaaaactttactaACGTAACACAGAAATGAAACTAGCATAGGAAGGTATACCTCGCTAGAAACTGAACATCCtgagatttttttaaacaaacaacaATGCCATCTTAGTCTATGAAACACTGCTACGCTCATTCCCACTCGATTCGCGCagcaaaaaataaagaaaattgtacagaTTATGAGAAACTTTCTTTAATtgtcaaataataatacaatgcTTCATGGAATACGAAAGAGCGCAAAACATGGTCTAGAGGTAGTTTCCGCTGCTAGGGATTTTCTGtgtcataaaagaaaaaaatcaatgtatttttaaacaaccTCAAGATTACACTACATAATATCCTTAGTTCAACGCTTTACGCTTCAACAAACACTTATACACGGTACACAATTTATCTAATACACATgtagttttcattaaaaaagaagcttaaaaaagaattctcaaATATCTTTAGCTGTAGGtcatcaaaaatattacatttaaagaGTTTTTTGTTCAagcaaattaaattgaatccTGGCTTAGTTATCTAGCAATAACTATAAGACCCTGTCGACCATCCAAGACGTCAAATGGATGCTGTGCCACCCAAGACTTCATATATGCGAAATTCTTTTTGGAAGGAGCCTTAGTTAATTGCCTGAACTTTGTcggtaaattaaataaaatgaaatgccCTTAACGAGTGGCTTCGATGACGACATAACTGCCCCATTTAATTCAATGTACCTTTTTAGTATAGGTCGTGAGGCTGAATCGTGTTTTCTATGAAAAGGTCTGTTGTTGTAACAATTCACCCTTCGGCTCGTCCTATTAATGGGTCGCTTCGGTATCAGGCGAAAATCTTCGTTTCATTGAGTATTCTTTTTGAGAATAAGTTATAACGCCGACATGTGAGCTTTGAAAAGATGCCTCATTGTGCACCCGTTTACACTTTGGTTTGTCCTACTGATGCGTCGCGTCGGCAACACCCCATTCTGCTGTTTTACTCATTGTTCCCTTAGTATATCTATTGTATATCGGAATAAtgaggtttaaaaaaaaatccatgCTAAAACGGTTACGTTCTATAAATGGTACTCAACTATCTTTTTTTCAcactgtaacatttttttttttttaaacctgcagtagagaatataaattacaaattattatttttacttgagcgaataaatttttgatgatgaaatacaaaaaattattaataatattgtttactatagataaaaatcatttcattttatgtgtGTATAGAGAGATAAATCggaagttctttttttatccattaaaaatattaccacATTCACACgatcatattttatatctagattcaaagaaaacatttaattattttccaatctttttgaaaaatttttttttgatatcACTTAATTATAAAGttcagaataatttaaaattttaacgacatgatttcataaaaaaactactgcattaaaatgttattttagtGCAGATGTTTTTaaagattacacatctgttaGAATAGAACGGTTTTGATATAGCACTGCAATTCAAGTTTAGCTTTCTAATTTTGATAGCGAACAAAATTGTAGTgataagttattatttttaaacaaattaaaaaaatgacaatttttccatttattttttaatataattgaattttaatgcaaaatttatttcatgaataaCGAAGCACAAGCTTATAATAAACtaagaatttgtaaaaaaaacatctttttattcatataatagTTCGTGAAACCTTACGGGTTAATTTACGTTTCAACGTC encodes the following:
- the LOC128884051 gene encoding protein YIPF7-like, yielding MNPNYSSQNNIHLSRDAKDTNRNSNKISYPHNITGFQNPTNHQNTSTLQSSNPLKNPKTFQNPRTLQNSTMFESSTNFRNPSNLRHPASFEITAKCSNDTSFPNAFSGSNPLNKPFTNPYTINRPTVPASLRVNNPELTPSHLLSKHPSASYPDKKVEQSLHGDIAQCGTILQGSVGSQIWADKTLQTFENRSDHSQREHNDDEEEEEEKDLPFLEELGIHPENVWEKTKSVLLFRKIDQSLLQDVDMCGPVFIAACLCCCSLLAGKINFEYIYGLNVTGSIGVFLLLNLMSQKQSISLYSTISVLGYGLFPVVILSCIALFFPLRCLMGAILSILCVVWCTATASRFFETALEMTHQRFLVAYPISLLYGSFVLLTVF
- the LOC128884049 gene encoding importin-5-like: MTTIDYSQLCKILECFSSQDNNLRQNAEAGFNTYKETHFEELLIGLLRIMKEHQDPELRNQAITSIRTMFRSYLTGKSSTEWDRLSPQTKIMLRSYLLQIFENDSDSRVKNSVCVTISVFGGRLASTGDWPELNPKLISMIESDNVDAQERALKVLAELVPYVSTVIQKNITGLHRIISVCAKSPSFSVRYQALCFVSAVVLSEPKKIWKRFQDSIPDFLKGLSLSENVSMDYPEDYLSAFVVIADVDASFFKPYMSNMLDVLTAHASSNDEELKQMIVEVLLSIAENKPLMCLKIPNFVMKVVSMLMELMLTVENDINWIVGDDNESSIEETRNYDVGESGLDRLTAALGGENVMNVIFHFVSIYLRKEEWHYKLVAIMAISQTAEYLPEDELDNHLKEITQMLLTQLKHSHHYVRFAACQAIGQIATDHQPHFQNTYAAEVLPALIATVDDQSLKVQSHAISALINFNEEVNKSDLLPYADALMQMLFERIAPDKNLKLREQSLTCLAVVAGVLEKNFLKYYNIVMPATKEILLTATKEEEYGLRGRAVECASIIGFSVGREAFEMDGHAVVKCLLEMSAQGVDADEVVDEYMSDAFRRICRTMKESFVPYVQHLMPKLLKSLMVTLNSTHEMNEENDDMTLASIAKGDCSGLKTSAIQDMIHSLDLLFTLFEVLSSHMKDYVLQVAQTLLPLLKMRLNETVKRPLFDCIAELLKVSKALELDSNVLRSWVTEIVEQVFNNLRSNEQTIINEPNLDLLVTEASGLATCLCNAGGNVLTDNQVTLVSNQTFMLMKESNQRRAQIAIQKQDPDYDEEDLIRLEEDECYEQNFRSTLLEIIAALMKTTPQQFMQYCAALCQEFITTFIHQNCSKDDRALALYVCDDVLEHLKDNGAALWPCFAERLIEMVLDKEPGVRQAAAYGIIQAAHCTQFPVELIQRAASNLVVVLNEPVSNKGLHASSRDNVVAAIGALVLYHGINLGPKAEEYLGYWINNLPLKVDEEEGRRTHKECVDLMLKGNPQILGPNNANVPKLVAFCASIYRTEFSTAEIDKSIRTFVENIGFDVVRQLGAVFSKKLQQGLDRIHSDFLLEKNNML